One window of the Salvia splendens isolate huo1 chromosome 1, SspV2, whole genome shotgun sequence genome contains the following:
- the LOC121804350 gene encoding E3 ubiquitin-protein ligase PUB24-like → MDEIDIPQYFLCPISLQIMRDPVATVTGITYDRESIDQWLSTAENSSSSSSAAVCPVTKLPLSKSAGLTPNHMLRRLIQTWCIANAKSGIDRIPTPKSPLHRSAVLKLIRAVGSRRSGAENLEALRKLDELASDVDDENQQCLAEAGAAKSMISYVMRRFDDGNLAGVDLALRILRLVWSPTAENKQIVEEKPDLFQSILWILNSKFEDSTKTDALTLLKNAVEISNSSILEKLKPDFFKEMVRILRLKSTAAAAKREILKILIGSCPAGRNKAKIVEAGAVFEAIEMEMGGKEKKTTELIFSLLAQVCTCAEGRQEFLKHAGGVGMVAKRLMRVSAATDDRGMCIYESIARYSGTRAVVGEMLTVGGVTKLCMMMQADCDVYLKKKAREILKLHSKVWSNSPCIQLYLFTRYSR, encoded by the coding sequence atggatgaAATCGATATACCTCAATATTTCCTATGCCCCATTTCACTCCAGATCATGAGAGACCCCGTCGCCACCGTCACCGGCATCACATACGACCGTGAAAGCATCGACCAATGGCTCTCAACGGCGGAgaactcctcctcctcctcctccgccgccgttTGTCCGGTGACGAAGCTGCCGCTATCGAAATCAGCCGGTTTGACTCCAAACCACATGCTCCGGCGGCTGATTCAGACGTGGTGCATCGCCAATGCGAAGAGCGGGATCGACAGGATCCCCACTCCCAAGTCTCCTCTCCACCGCTCAGCCGTGCTCAAGCTCATCCGCGCCGTGGGCAGCCGCCGCAGCGGCGCCGAGAATCTGGAGGCGCTGAGGAAATTAGACGAGCTCGCGAGCGACGTCGACGATGAGAATCAGCAGTGCTTGGCGGAGGCCGGCGCGGCGAAATCGATGATATCTTACGTGATGAGACGCTTCGACGACGGAAATCTCGCCGGCGTCGATCTCGCGCTGAGGATCCTGCGGCTGGTGTGGTCTCCGACGGCCGAGAACAAGCAGATCGTGGAGGAGAAACCCGACCTTTTCCAATCGATTCTATGGATTTTGAATAGCAAATTTGAAGATTCAACAAAAACAGACGCTCTAACTCTACTAAAAAACGCAGTAGAAATATCGAATTCGAGTATTTTGGAGAAATTGAAGCCGGATTTCTTCAAAGAGATGGTGAGGATTTTGAGATTGAAATCGACGGCAGCGGCGGCGAAGAGAGAGATTCTGAAAATCCTGATCGGGAGCTGCCCGGCGGGGAGGAACAAGGCGAAGATAGTGGAGGCGGGGGCGGTTTTCGAGGCGATCGAGATGGAGATGGGCGGGAAGGAGAAGAAGACGACGGAGCTGATATTCAGCTTGCTGGCGCAGGTGTGCACGTGCGCGGAGGGGAGGCAGGAGTTTCTGAAGCACGCGGGGGGCGTGGGAATGGTGGCGAAGAGGCTGATGAGAGTGTCCGCGGCGACGGATGACAGAGGGATGTGTATATATGAGTCGATCGCCAGGTATTCGGGGACGAGGGCGGTGGTGGGGGAGATGCTGACGGTGGGAGGAGTCACGAAGCTGTGCATGATGATGCAGGCGGATTGTGATGTGTATTTGAAGAAGAAAGCGAGGGAGATTTTGAAACTGCATTCTAAGGTGTGGAGTAATTCGCCTTGCATACAGCTTTATCTCTTCACCAGGTATTCTAGGTAG